The following are encoded together in the Peromyscus leucopus breed LL Stock chromosome 1, UCI_PerLeu_2.1, whole genome shotgun sequence genome:
- the LOC114681563 gene encoding cytochrome P450 2A8, with protein MLASGMLLLAVLTCLSIMIIMSVWRQRRLLGKMPPGPTPLPFIGNLLELDTEKFRDSLSKIREQYGPVFTIYLGSRPVVVLWGYDAVKEALIDQAEEFGGRGQQAFLNWFFKGYGVLLSSGERSKQLRRFSISTLRDFGFGKRGIEERIIEEAGFLIQAFRDTNGANIDPTFYMSRTVSNIISSIVFGDRFEYDNKEFLSLLGMMMRSFQFTATSTGQLFEMFYSVMKHLPGPQQRAYKEIQGLEDFIARKVERNQRTLDPNSPRDFIDSFLIRMQEEKKNPQTQFHMRNLLSTTLNLFFGGTETVSTTMRYGFLLLMKNPHIAAKMHEEIDQVIGRNRPPKYEDHLKMPYTEAVIHEIQRFVDVIPLGVPRSTTKDIKFRDFFIPKGTDVLPILSSVLKDPQFFANPNDFDPQHFLDDKGQFKKSNAFVPFSIGKRYCFGENLAKMELFIFFTTIMQNFHFKSPQAPQDIDVSPQYVGFGTIPRRFTMSFLPR; from the exons ATGCTGGCTTCAGGGATGCTCCTGCTGGCTGTGCTGACCTGCCTCAGCATCATGATCATAATGtctgtgtggaggcagaggagactGTTGGGGAAGATGCCTCCAGGACCCACCCCATTGCCCTTCATTGGgaacctcctggaactggacaCAGAGAAGTTTCGTGACTCTCTTTCAAAG ATCAGGGAGCAGTATGGTCCTGTGTTCACTATCTACCTGGGGTCTCGTCCTGTTGTGGTACTGTGGGGGTATGACGCAGTGAAGGAGGCTCTGATTGACCAGGCTGAGGAATTCGGTGGCCGAGGACAGCAAGCTTTCCTGAACTGGTTCTTCAAAGGCTATG GTGTGCTGTTGAGCTCCGGGGAGCGGTCCAAGCAACTGAGGCGCTTCTCCATCTCCACACTGAGGGACTTCGGCTTCGGCAAGCGTGGCATCGAGGAGAGGATCATAGAGGAGGCGGGCTTCCTCATACAGGCCTTTCGGGACACAAATG GTGCTAACATAGATCCCACCTTCTACATGAGCCGAACCGTCTCTAATATCATCAGTTCCATTGTGTTTGGGGACCGCTTTGAGTACGACAACAAAGAATTCCTGTCGCTGTTGGGCATGATGATGCGGAGTTTCCAGTTCACAGCTACTTCAACTGGACAG CTTTTTGAGATGTTCTATTCAGTGATGAAGCACCTGCCAGGACCCCAGCAGCGGGCCTACAAGGAGATACAGGGGCTGGAGGACTTCATAGCCAGGAAGGTGGAACGGAACCAGCGCACCTTGGATCCCAATTCCCCCCGGGACTTCATCGACTCCTTCCTCATCCGCATGCAGGAG GAGAAGAAGAACCCCCAAACTCAGTTTCACATGAGGAACCTGTTGTCGACCACACTGAACCTTTTCTTCGGGGGCACAGAGACTGTCAGCACAACCATGCGTTATGGCTTCCTGCTCCTCATGAAGAACCCTCACATTGCAG CTAAGATGCATGAGGAAATTGACCAGGTGATTGGCAGGAACCGGCCGCCCAAGTACGAGGACCATTTGAAGATGCCCTACACCGAGGCTGTGATCCATGAGATCCAGAGATTTGTAGACGTAATTCCTTTAGGTGTACCTCGTAGCACCACCAAGGACATCAAGTTTCGGGACTTCTTCATCCCCAAG GGCACGGATGTTTTGCCCATACTGAGTTCTGTGCTGAAGGACCCCCAGTTCTTCGCCAATCCCAATGACTTTGACCCCCAGCACTTTCTGGATGACAAGGGGCAGTTTAAGAAGAGCAATGCTTTTGTGCCCTTTTCCATTG gaAAGCGATACTGTTTTGGAGAAAACCTGGCTAAGATGGAGCTCTTCATCTTCTTCACAACCATTATGCAGAACTTCCACTTCAAGTCTCCACAGGCACCCCAAGACATAGACGTGTCCCCACAATATGTCGGCTTTGGCACAATCCCTCGAAGATTCACAATGAGCTTCCTGCCTCGCTGA